CCTGATATCGCCGCAGTTCCGTGATCAGAACTTGGGGCTTCACCAAATGCCCTGCAAATAGCTTGACCAAGATCTCCTCCTTCGTACGGCTGATTTTGCTAGGCCGACCGATCCAATTCACCATTTCTTGCCGACCCAGCTTTGTCAGCGCGAACAGCTTCTTGTTGGGACGCCCCTCCTGAGCGATCAGCTTTGCCTCAATCCAGTCCTGCCTCTCTAACTTGGCTAGCTCTCGATAAATTTGCTGATGACTCGCCGACCAAAAATAGCCCACAGACCCATCGAATTTCTTGGCTAAGTCATAGCCGCTGCAGGCGGTATCCGCCAATATTGACAAGATTGCGTAAGCAAGGCTCATATTCACTTATTGACATATTAAAAAAATTGCATATACTGTTTTTTATGCAATTAAATGCATATTAATCGTTTTGGATCATCTAGAGGTAGCTACTATGATTGCGACCGCACCTAATCCTCAGCAAACGCAGCCTTCTTGGTTTCGGGCATTCGCTCAGCCCGCTCAAGAGTTTGCGCCTACGGCCCTCTCGGTTCTCTCCGGTGCTGTTCCCTCTGGTCTCAGAGGGTCTCTTTATCGCAATGGTCCTGCACGCTTGGAGCGGGGCAGTCGCCGGGTTGGCCACTGGTTTGACGGTGACGGTGCAGTTCTCGGCGTTCATTTCACCGAGCCAGAGACCACTGGCGTTTATCGCTATGTGCAAACGTCTGGCTATCAGGCTGAAGCAGAAGCTGGAACTCTCCTGCACAGTAACTATGGCATGGTCTCCCCCGGCCCTCTGTGGAATCGGCTAAAATACGGCCCCAAGAATGCCGCCAACACCTCAGTCTTGGCCCTTTCTGATCGACTACTGGCTCTGTGGGAGGGTGGGCAACCCCATGCTCTCGATCTAACGACGCTGGAGACTCGAGGGCTGGAAAATCTAGAGGGCCTAGAGCCGCAGCAAGCCTACTCTGCCCATCCCAAGCGCGACCCACAAACCGGTGATATCTATAATTTCGGCGTCAGCTACGGCAGGCAGGGCAAGCTGCTTTTGTATCGTTGCGATCGCACAGGTAAAATTCAGCAGCAGAATGCTGTACCGCTCGATCGCCTGCCCATGATCCATGACTTCGTAATGGCCGGGCCTTACCTCGTCTTTTTCATCTCGCCCCTTTCATTAAACCCACTGCCACTTATAGCCCACCTTAAAAGCTACAGCGACTGTCTGCGATGGCAGCCTGAACTCGGCACTCAAATTCTGGTCATTGATCGTCAGACGCTAGAGGTGGTTAGTCGTAGCGAAGCAGAACCTTGGTACCAATGGCACTTTGGCAATGGCTACCTCAACAAGCAAGGCTTGATCGTTGTGGATGTGGCTCGCTATCCCAACTTCCAGACCAATCAATTTTTGCAGGAAGTGGCGACGGGACAAACACAGACGGCTGCCCCCTCGGAGCTGTGGCGAATTTACGTCAATCCTAAGACAGGCAAACTTGAGGAAACCTATCCGGTGCTGGAGCGCGACTGTGAGTTCCCGATGGTCAGTCCTCAAGACGTAGGCCAGGCCGCTCGCTACACCTATCTATCGCTGCGACAGCAGAATGCGCCACGGACCGACTTATTCAACACAGTCGGACGCTTTGATCACCAAACCAGCAACCTCATAGAAGCTGATTTAGGGGCTCACCGCTACGCGACAGAACCCATTTACGCCCCCGATCAACAGAATCCAAAACAGGGCTGGATTTTGACAGTGGTCTTTGATAGCGATCTCAACAAAAGTGAAGTCTGGATTTTCGATAGCGCTCACCTGAACTCCGATCCAGTTTGTCGATTGGGATTGCCATCCGTTGTTCCCATGGGATTCCACGGCACTTGGCGAGCAGATTAGATTTTCAACAGTCCCGCAAAGACACCGGTACTCGATAGTGCTAGCTGATCGAAACTGATATCTCGGAGATCCCACCTACTTTGGGCTGCAGCTTCTCCGCTCTTAACTACAACCTAAAGTGGTTACAGAGATGTTAAAGGCTGAGTTAAAGCGTATGCTGAGAAAAAGATACGCCGCTCAACCCCAATGGGTATCGAGTATTCTGCCCACTTTCCCAGTCCCTTTATTGCGTCTCACCTAGACCAGCTCTTGCCAGATTGGCTGGTGCCGGTTCTGTCGGTCTTAGTGGTGATGCAACATAGTCAGGTGGCTCTACTAGAGCGCAATCCTGAAACGGAGGGGCAAAAGCAAAAACTACGCCGTCAGTTTATTCACTTTGGGCAACAAATATCTGACGGCCTGCTGCCGATGGGATACTGTACTGAACTGTTTGATCCCAGAACGGGGCAGCCTCTCCTTTCCCAACCGGGAAAGATGACCCTTGATGATGTTGCGGTGGTGCAGGCAACACTCGGTTACCCGCTTGTAGAGACAGGAGGTTGCTGGCTAATCGAACATCCTGAGTGGGGAACGGCAGTCTTTCCGGCGGTGCTGATGTCTTCGGCTGAACCGGAGGTTGTGGTTGCGATCGCAAATCAAATCGCCTCCACCCCCTGCCCCAACATCTGAAGTTGATAGAGACTGGCATATAGTCCCCCCGATCTCATCAGCTCATCGTGGGTCCCAAACTCCGCTAGCTGACCGTGATTGAGCACCAAAATTCGATCCACGTTCCGAATTGTCGAGAGCCGGTGAGCAATAATGATTGCCGTACGGTCTACCAGCAACCGATCCAGCGCCTCCTGGATCATCGCTTCAGTGCCCACGTCCAGGTTCGCAGTCGCCTCATCCAAAACCAAAATTCGAGGATTGCGAATCGCGGCCCTAGCAAAGGCTAAAAGCTGCTTTTGCCCACCCGATAAGTTCGTTCCCCGCTCCCGTAGCGCCGTATCGTAGCCCTCTGGAAGCTGCTCAATAAACGAGGCCACATTCATCTGGACCGCCGCTTCTTGAATCTGCTCAAAGGAATAGTCTTCACCCAGGGCGATATTGCCCTTCACATCCCCTGCAAACAGAAATCCATCCTGCAAAATCACTCCCACATGCTGACGCAGCTCAGCCTGCGACAGATCGCGGACATCAACGCCATCCACCAAGACCTGACCTTTCGTAGCTTCATAAAGGCGGGAAAGCAAACGAATCAGAGAACTTTTTCCGGCCCCCGTCGGACCCACAATTGCAATCTTTTCACCGGGTTTAATCGTGAAATCTAGCGCCTTAAGTACATAGTCGTCTGATTTGTAAGCTAGCCAGACATCGGAGAACTTGACTTCTCCCAGCGCCGTCTTGCCATCTGCCAATGGCAGCATTTTTGGATACTGAGGATCGCCGATTTCTATGGGCTCCTGCATTAGATCGGTAATCCGCTCAATGGCAGTAAAGCCTCCCTGTAGCGTTGTGAACTTCTCTGCCAACTGCTGCAGTGGATTGAACAAACGTTGAGCAAAGAGGATAAATTCTGTCAGCGTACCGATGTCTAAACTTTCGCCTAACACCGCCTGACCACCGATGAGCAGGACGCCTGCAATTCCGACTAAGGAAGTCCACTCTAGGGTGGCCGAGACTGCAGAATCAAAAAAGATGGTTCGATCTACCGCTGTAATGTAGCGCTCATTAATCTGCCGAAAGAGTCGGGCATTATACTGCTCCCGGCGAAAGAGCTGCACGACCCCAATACCGGTGATATTTTCCTGCAGATTCGCGTTGAGATTGGAGAGCTGTTCACGCGATTTGTAGTTGGCGGCACGATACTGATTCTGAAAGTAAATAATCACGCCCGCAATCGGGACCAACAGCAAAACCAAGACCAGAGCTAACTTCCACTGCCGCAGAAACATCACAATCACCAGCACGAGGATAGTGATCATATCGGTAATGATCCCAACAGCCCCCGTGGAGAAAACATCGCCAAGCGCTTCCACATCATTGGTAATACGAGTGATCAGCTTACCGACGGGTGTGCGCTCAAAGAAGCTAGATGCCAAAGACTGGACGTGGGCAAATAGGTCGTTACGAATATCGTTGGTCATCTGCTGACCCACCTTTTGCACCATGAAGCCCTGAATACCCTGCAGGCTAAACTGAACCGTCACGGTTAGCAGCAGCGTCAAACTGAGTAGGTCGAGTCCTTCGGTGAGGTTGCGATCGCGCAGCCACGCAAAGGTACTGGGTTCATCACGAATGAACGAAATCGCTTGACCAATCAAAATAGGCTGTACGGCCCCAGCTACAGAGAGCGGTACCAGCAGCAGCGCCACCCACAGCAATTTCCGACGATGCCGCTTGGCATAGGGAATCAGGTATCCGAGCAGACGCCAGTCATTCCCAGGCGAGCGCGATTTTGATGGCGTTAGATCAGCAGCAGCAGTCATTTAAATAGATTAGCGATTCAGAATTTAGGCATGGGCTACAGCTTTATGGTCGCACAGCACCATAATCCTTGCTAAATCCTTGGGATTGAGACTTCTAAGACATTCCCAATCGTCGTTTTGGTCGATGGCTAGCAACCGATTCGGCCAGACCAATCGCAATAAAGTTAGTCAGCAAAGCCGAGCGTCCATAGCTCATCCACGGCAGCGG
This window of the Acaryochloris thomasi RCC1774 genome carries:
- a CDS encoding PadR family transcriptional regulator, with product MSLAYAILSILADTACSGYDLAKKFDGSVGYFWSASHQQIYRELAKLERQDWIEAKLIAQEGRPNKKLFALTKLGRQEMVNWIGRPSKISRTKEEILVKLFAGHLVKPQVLITELRRYQGEHQQQLQVYQEIEQEFFAPLEQLPWAAKCQYLTLQQGLIYEKGILDWCADVIALLEAHQSSH
- a CDS encoding carotenoid oxygenase family protein, with the translated sequence MIATAPNPQQTQPSWFRAFAQPAQEFAPTALSVLSGAVPSGLRGSLYRNGPARLERGSRRVGHWFDGDGAVLGVHFTEPETTGVYRYVQTSGYQAEAEAGTLLHSNYGMVSPGPLWNRLKYGPKNAANTSVLALSDRLLALWEGGQPHALDLTTLETRGLENLEGLEPQQAYSAHPKRDPQTGDIYNFGVSYGRQGKLLLYRCDRTGKIQQQNAVPLDRLPMIHDFVMAGPYLVFFISPLSLNPLPLIAHLKSYSDCLRWQPELGTQILVIDRQTLEVVSRSEAEPWYQWHFGNGYLNKQGLIVVDVARYPNFQTNQFLQEVATGQTQTAAPSELWRIYVNPKTGKLEETYPVLERDCEFPMVSPQDVGQAARYTYLSLRQQNAPRTDLFNTVGRFDHQTSNLIEADLGAHRYATEPIYAPDQQNPKQGWILTVVFDSDLNKSEVWIFDSAHLNSDPVCRLGLPSVVPMGFHGTWRAD
- a CDS encoding methylmalonic aciduria and homocystinuria type D protein, giving the protein MGIEYSAHFPSPFIASHLDQLLPDWLVPVLSVLVVMQHSQVALLERNPETEGQKQKLRRQFIHFGQQISDGLLPMGYCTELFDPRTGQPLLSQPGKMTLDDVAVVQATLGYPLVETGGCWLIEHPEWGTAVFPAVLMSSAEPEVVVAIANQIASTPCPNI
- a CDS encoding ABC transporter ATP-binding protein — its product is MTAAADLTPSKSRSPGNDWRLLGYLIPYAKRHRRKLLWVALLLVPLSVAGAVQPILIGQAISFIRDEPSTFAWLRDRNLTEGLDLLSLTLLLTVTVQFSLQGIQGFMVQKVGQQMTNDIRNDLFAHVQSLASSFFERTPVGKLITRITNDVEALGDVFSTGAVGIITDMITILVLVIVMFLRQWKLALVLVLLLVPIAGVIIYFQNQYRAANYKSREQLSNLNANLQENITGIGVVQLFRREQYNARLFRQINERYITAVDRTIFFDSAVSATLEWTSLVGIAGVLLIGGQAVLGESLDIGTLTEFILFAQRLFNPLQQLAEKFTTLQGGFTAIERITDLMQEPIEIGDPQYPKMLPLADGKTALGEVKFSDVWLAYKSDDYVLKALDFTIKPGEKIAIVGPTGAGKSSLIRLLSRLYEATKGQVLVDGVDVRDLSQAELRQHVGVILQDGFLFAGDVKGNIALGEDYSFEQIQEAAVQMNVASFIEQLPEGYDTALRERGTNLSGGQKQLLAFARAAIRNPRILVLDEATANLDVGTEAMIQEALDRLLVDRTAIIIAHRLSTIRNVDRILVLNHGQLAEFGTHDELMRSGGLYASLYQLQMLGQGVEAI